One segment of Nostoc flagelliforme CCNUN1 DNA contains the following:
- a CDS encoding cytochrome-c peroxidase — MKIILTISLVAFITGLLIYFLLTSKGRILLKSLVTKINCQWRKLSFGKLNRLGSRFSKTITIAAIIMVAVIAGNSVSAQVTGSPSVSLKSVSVPEPDNLGDFVKNKAAAIKLGKTLFWDIQVGSDGQTSCASCHFHAGADNRSINQIAPGLLRINADRTENPDTIFNTGGGPNYQLRKEDFPFHKLSNPNDSTTVVSDSNDVSSSQGVANTKFVGVIRGSSRDLETSEPDPVFKVGGINVRRVQPRNTPTVINAAFNFRNFWDGRAQDIFNGVNPFGLRDPNASVVKAENPNQLKFVKVSLNNSSLASQAVGPPLSSFESSADGRTFQEIGNKFSPIDLSKFIFVNNSLGPLENILSIGGTKLPRVLGQKLSGLTPLGKQIVHPQDSVLGADSNSPEPGLKDISYEDLIKDAFKPEWWNSNQLIQVDAEGRRTFVNQPDNSSQTNEYRLLDYNFSLFFGLAVQLYESTLIANDTPYDRFLEGNTTALTVQQQRGKQLFEGKAACIFCHSGLELTSASVSNVKNQRLRATTTTPRTVSDRGYFNIGVRPTLEDISVGGQDPFGNPLSESRVAALGKFPLLFGSSPNVTVSPNDTVVADGQFKAPGLRNIELTAPYFHNGGYLTLPQVVDFYNRGGDFRQDGVLRPLGLSETEKDDLVAFLKGLTDERVVSEKAPFDHPQLFVPNGHLGNSMFVFNDGTGKAADNLLEIPAVGKNGGKGTPNFLN, encoded by the coding sequence ATGAAAATTATACTTACAATAAGCTTAGTAGCCTTTATTACTGGCTTATTAATTTACTTCCTACTGACCTCAAAAGGTCGAATTTTGCTCAAATCTTTGGTGACAAAAATAAACTGCCAATGGCGGAAACTTAGCTTTGGCAAGCTTAACCGACTAGGATCAAGATTTTCCAAGACTATAACAATTGCTGCGATTATTATGGTAGCAGTAATCGCTGGAAATAGTGTATCCGCGCAGGTTACGGGGTCGCCTTCAGTTTCGCTCAAGAGCGTATCGGTTCCAGAACCTGACAATCTTGGGGACTTTGTAAAAAACAAAGCAGCTGCAATCAAGTTAGGAAAGACTCTTTTTTGGGATATACAAGTTGGGAGCGACGGACAGACCTCCTGTGCTAGTTGTCACTTCCATGCTGGAGCCGACAATAGATCCATAAATCAGATTGCTCCAGGGCTTTTGCGGATTAACGCTGATCGTACAGAGAATCCAGATACAATTTTTAATACAGGCGGCGGGCCAAACTACCAGCTAAGAAAAGAAGATTTTCCCTTTCACAAGCTGTCAAATCCAAATGATTCTACGACTGTGGTATCTGACAGTAACGATGTTAGCTCCTCTCAAGGAGTCGCAAATACAAAATTTGTTGGTGTTATACGTGGTAGCTCAAGAGACCTAGAAACAAGTGAGCCAGATCCAGTGTTTAAAGTGGGAGGTATCAATGTGCGCCGCGTCCAGCCGCGTAATACGCCAACCGTAATTAATGCAGCATTCAACTTCCGCAACTTCTGGGATGGAAGGGCACAAGATATCTTTAATGGGGTGAATCCCTTCGGTTTAAGAGACCCTAACGCCTCTGTGGTGAAAGCAGAAAACCCAAATCAGCTTAAATTTGTCAAAGTCAGCCTGAATAATTCGTCTTTGGCTTCCCAGGCGGTCGGCCCGCCACTCAGTTCCTTCGAGTCGTCTGCTGATGGTCGCACTTTTCAAGAAATTGGTAATAAATTTAGTCCAATTGACCTCAGCAAATTTATATTTGTCAACAACTCGCTGGGTCCGCTGGAAAATATTCTGTCAATTGGAGGTACAAAGCTCCCCAGAGTCCTGGGACAAAAGTTATCTGGACTCACACCACTAGGCAAACAGATTGTGCATCCACAAGACAGCGTTTTAGGTGCAGACAGTAACTCGCCTGAACCCGGACTCAAGGATATAAGCTACGAGGATCTGATTAAAGATGCCTTTAAGCCAGAATGGTGGAACTCTAATCAACTCATCCAAGTTGATGCTGAAGGTAGACGAACTTTTGTTAACCAACCAGATAACTCTTCCCAAACCAATGAGTACAGGCTGTTGGATTATAACTTCTCGCTATTTTTTGGGCTTGCAGTTCAGCTGTACGAGTCTACACTCATTGCCAACGATACACCCTACGATCGCTTCTTAGAAGGAAACACCACTGCCCTCACCGTGCAGCAACAACGAGGTAAACAACTATTCGAGGGTAAAGCTGCTTGCATCTTCTGCCATAGTGGGTTGGAACTCACCAGCGCCTCGGTTAGCAACGTCAAGAACCAAAGACTTAGAGCCACCACCACCACTCCCAGAACCGTCTCGGACAGAGGTTACTTCAATATCGGTGTTAGACCCACCCTAGAAGACATCAGTGTTGGTGGTCAAGACCCATTTGGTAATCCGCTTTCGGAGTCGCGGGTAGCTGCTTTGGGGAAATTCCCGCTACTTTTCGGTTCAAGCCCCAATGTTACAGTTAGCCCCAATGACACAGTAGTTGCAGACGGACAGTTTAAGGCTCCTGGACTACGCAATATAGAACTCACAGCTCCTTACTTCCACAATGGTGGCTATTTGACTTTGCCGCAAGTGGTAGACTTCTATAATCGTGGTGGAGATTTCCGCCAGGATGGGGTTCTCCGCCCATTGGGATTAAGCGAAACTGAAAAAGATGACTTGGTGGCTTTCCTGAAAGGACTCACTGATGAGCGAGTTGTCTCTGAGAAAGCGCCCTTTGACCACCCGCAACTGTTCGTTCCCAATGGACATCTAGGTAACTCTATGTTTGTTTTCAATGATGGTACTGGTAAAGCTGCCGATAATCTACTAGAAATTCCTGCTGTAGGTAAGAATGGTGGTAAAGGTACTCCAAATTTCCTGAACTAA
- a CDS encoding GNAT family N-acetyltransferase codes for MISELPLITSDRLFLRAAIHEDIPQILKYFIHNKTYLTPFYPLWADGFFTEEYWQYQIENNFLEFINGQSLKLFIFTKKNPTVIIGTVNFSNFVRGVAHFCYVGYSLAESKQGKGYMTEGLKAAIQYLFEVLNFHRVMANYMPHNRRSGNVLKRLGFVIEGYARDYLLINGQWEDHIMTSLINPNWQAPKF; via the coding sequence ATGATATCCGAACTGCCACTAATTACAAGCGATCGCCTGTTCTTACGAGCGGCTATCCATGAAGATATACCCCAAATTCTCAAATACTTCATTCATAACAAAACCTATCTCACTCCATTTTACCCTCTTTGGGCTGATGGTTTTTTTACTGAAGAGTATTGGCAGTATCAGATAGAGAACAATTTTCTAGAATTTATTAATGGTCAATCGTTAAAGCTATTTATCTTTACCAAAAAAAATCCTACCGTAATTATTGGAACTGTAAATTTTAGTAATTTTGTCCGAGGAGTCGCTCATTTTTGCTATGTGGGATATAGCCTTGCTGAAAGTAAACAAGGTAAAGGATATATGACAGAAGGGCTAAAAGCCGCCATTCAATATCTTTTTGAAGTGTTAAATTTTCACCGAGTTATGGCTAATTATATGCCTCACAATCGGCGCAGTGGCAATGTACTCAAAAGACTCGGTTTTGTCATTGAAGGATATGCTAGAGATTATTTGTTAATTAATGGGCAATGGGAAGATCATATTATGACAAGTCTCATCAATCCTAATTGGCAAGCACCTAAATTTTAA